The following coding sequences lie in one Oncorhynchus kisutch isolate 150728-3 linkage group LG27, Okis_V2, whole genome shotgun sequence genomic window:
- the gbx1 gene encoding homeobox protein GBX-1: MQRPGGQGTAFSIDSLIGTPQPRPGHLLYTGYPMFMPYRPLMIPQSLSHSHLPSGIPPLAPLASFAGRLTNTFCASLGQGMPSMVALTTTLPSFSDPPDSFYPPQELPGPRLSADPGTRRQESPHSDDLHGRDKGSDLLNFSETFQTIPGETKLYSSDDEKLDLKSADTACSDREDSSAVDSENESVSDGNNCGALSQKSKLKPGSQEALPPGSSVGKSRRRRTAFTSEQLLELEKEFHCKKYLSLTERSQIAHALKLSEVQVKIWFQNRRAKWKRIKAGNVNNRSGEPVRNPKIVVPIPVHVNRFAVRSQHQQIEQTRP, encoded by the exons ATGCAAAGACCGGGCGGCCAAGGGACGGCGTTTTCGATTGACTCCTTGATAGGAACTCCGCAACCTCGCCCGGGACACCTGCTCTACACGGGCTACCCGATGTTTATGCCATACAGACCCTTAATGATTCCTCAATCTTTATCTCATTCACATTTACCATCTGGCATACCTCCTTTGGCGCCGTTGGCATCTTTCGCTGGACGTCTTACCAACACATTCTGTGCGAGTTTGGGACAGGGGATGCCGTCCATGGTGGCTCTCACCACAACACTGCCAAGTTTTTCTGATCCGCCGGATAGTTTCTATCCTCCCCAAGAGCTCCCCGGACCTCGGTTAAGTGCCGACCCTGGAACGAGGAGACAGGAGAGCCCACACTCAGATGATCTCCATGGAAGGGACAAGGGGTCGGATTTACTCAACTTCTCGGAAACTTTTCAAACTATACCAG GTGAGACTAAATTGTACAGCTCAGACGATGAGAAGTTGGACCTCAAATCAGCGGACACAGCTTGCAGTGACAGAGAGGACAGCTCTGCCGTTGACAGCGAAAACGAAAGCGTATCCGATGGGAACAACTGTGGTGCTTTATCCCAAAAGAGTAAACTAAAACCCGGGTCGCAGGAAGCTCTACCGCCGGGAAGCTCAGTGGGGAAGAGCAGGAGGAGACGAACAGCTTTTACAAGCGAGCAGCTACTTGAACTTGAGAAGGAATTTCATTGTAAAAAGTACCTTTCGCTTACCGAACGCTCTCAAATAGCACACGCACTTAAATTGAGCGAGGTGCAGGTCAAGATTTGGTTCCAGAATCGTAGGGCCAAATGGAAAAGAATCAAAGCTGGCAACGTGAATAACAGGTCTGGAGAGCCTGTGAGAAACCCCAAAATTGTGGTCCCAATCCCAGTGCACGTCAACAGGTTTGCGGTGAGGAGTCAGCACCAACAGATAGAGCAAACAAGGCCATGA